Within the Sulfurospirillum barnesii SES-3 genome, the region TCAAAAAACCACTGAGCAAATACGGTCGCAAAAGTGGCACATAAACGTTAAAAATGCGTCCCCATTCGCTTGTTCCAAAAACAGTGGTCGCATCATCAATGCTTTTGTCTATCTTACTAAACCCGTTTTCAACCGAGCCAATGCTAGCGGCAAAATAACGGCTCAAATAGGCAAATATCAGCGCAAAAAAAGAGCCTCCAAGAATGACTTTACCCACACTTTGGTCAATAAAATTGGTAAACAATAAAATGCCAATACCAACAATCGCACCAGGAATGGAGTAGCCTAGTATCGAGAGTTTATGGCTAAAAGTACCCAAGGTGCTGGGGTAAAAACGTGAAGCATACACCATGATAAAGGCTAAAGCAATAATCAGCAAAGAGGAGAGGACATTGAGGCTAAGGGTATGGTAGAGATAGCCCAAAGCACTCCAATCCAGTGTGTTAAAATCAAGATAAAACCAGTACAAAAGCACACCTGTGGGAATGAAAAGGCTCACCGTACCAATCAAAAAGGAAAGCCCAAACGCTAGGGCATTGTGCCAACCTTTGAGCTGAACTTTAGGCGCTTTTTGACTGCTGTGCGTGGCGCTGATAAAACGAATTTTGGCTCTAAGACGTGCTTCGCCAAACATCATCGCAAACACAACCACGAGCAGTATCATCGCAAGGTTAATCGCCTCACCCAAATTGCCATAGCCAAACCAGCTCTTGAAAATGCCCACACTAAAGGTGTCAACACCAAAGTAGGCTACCGTTCCATAATCACTAAGCACTTCCATCATGGCAAGCACAAGTCCCGCAAAAATGGCAGGGTACGCTAAGGGGAGATACACCGTGAAAAAGGCTTTGAAAAAGAAAAGCTGTTTGAGTGAAACGAGTTCGACCACCGTTGAAGAGAGTGAAGCAAAAGAGACTCGTGCTAAGATAAAGACGTATGGGAACATCGCAAACGAGAGAATTGCCGTAACACCGTAAATATTTAAGATGTCAAGTTTAATTTTGGGCTGAAAGAGAAGCGTGGCTAAGATGCCATGAAACTCAAAAAATCCCACATAGGTGTACCCTAAGATGTAGGCGGGGAAAGCTAAAGGAAGCACAAAAATGAGGCTAAAAAAACGACTCCCAAAATACACAAAACGTGCACTCATAAACGCTGTACTGATGCCTAAAAGAAGTACTAAAAACGCTGTTCCTACAAGAACAAAGCTTGTATGGTATGTGTAACGTACCAGCTCAGATGCGTTGATGTTTCTCATAAAAAAATCATTCTGAGCAATAAAATAAAGGACAAGACAAACAATAGGAAGAGCGATGACCAGCCCCAAAAAAGGGGCTAGTAAGTATTTAAATTTTTGCATTATCGCCAATTTGCCTTTGTTGCAATTTCAACGGCTTTTTTGGTGTATTTTCCCACGTCCCCAAGAGGCAGTGTGTCTTCTTTAAACACTCCAAAGGTTGCGACGGTACCAGAAGCTTTAACCGCAGGATTAACAGGGTACTCATGGTTCGCTTCGGCAAAGAGGGTTTGCGCCTCAACACTGCTTAAAAACTCAATAAGCTTCATGGCATTCTCTTTGTTTTTAGCATACTTTGTCACACCCGCTCCACTGATGTTAATGTGCGTACCTTCTGCTTTTTGAGCAGGGAAAAAGAGCTTAACACTTTTTGCGATTTCAACATCTTTGGGGTCTTTACTGTTCAGCATGATGCCTAAATAGTAGGTATTCACAATCGCCAAATCCCCCTCACCACTTGCCACGGCTTTGATTTGGTCTCTATCGTTCCCTTTAGGCTCTCTGGCAAAATTAGCAACCAATCCTTTGGCAAATTCCAGCGCTTTGGCTTCACCGTGATTGGCGATAATAGAGGCTAAAAGCGATTTATTGTACGAGTTAGAAGAGCTACGGGTAAGCAATTTAGCTTTAAATTTAGGATCACTTAAATCAAGGTAACTTCCTAGCTCTTTTTCAGAGAGTTTTTCAGGATTGTAGACAAAAATACGTGCTCGTTTCGTAAGAGCAAACCACTCATTTTCACCGTCTCGTAAATGCTCAGGAATGTTTACATGTAAAATTTTAGAGTCAACTTTTTGGAGCAACCCCTCCTCTTTGGCTTCGTATAAATTACCAACATCAGAGGTAATGAGCACATCAGCAGGGCTGTTGGCTCCTTCAATTTTCAACTTTGTAACCAACTCTTCTGCCTTTGCCGTAATGACATTGACCTTAACGCCACTTTTTTCTTCAAACGCTTTAAAAAGCGCTTTGTCGCTGTCGTAATGGCGATGGGAATAGACATTGACCTCACTGGCAAGCGCCATGCTTGAAGCAACGCTAAGCCCTAAAAATAGCTTAAATAGACTCGATGAAACACGCATCATTCTTCTCCTTGTTTGATTATTTTGTGGCAGTCTAATATAAAAAACTTTTAATAAATCATAATAACTATTATCAATTAAAAAGTTTAAGCCTTTTTCTTTTTATCGCCATACAATACCCTGCTGTTTTAATCTTGAGTATTTTAATAATTTTACTTGACAATAGAGAAGTAAAATGCTATTATTCTGAAAATTTAAGCAGGAGCACGTATGGTAGAGCATAAGAAGCGAAGCATTGTTAAAGCGATTTCATGGAGAACACTAGGAACGCTCGATACAATGCTAATTAGTTTTATCGTCACTGGTAGTCCGCTTGCTGCTGTTTCTATCGGTGCTTTTGAGCTCATAACCAAAACAGCTTTGTACTATTTTCACGAACGTGCATGGAATAAAATTGATTTTGGAAGAGAAAAAGAACAACCCGAGTATCAAATATGAATCAGAGCTATGAACTTAAAATCACCGAAGCGTTGCACATGCTTCACACGTTAATTGGCGAGAAACATCTCAACGTCACGTTGGCATTTAGCCACCAAAGTGAAGATGCGATTGCCCTCTCTTTGGCGCAAAAAGCAGGCATTGATTTTCGTGTTTTTACCCTTGATACGCACAAACTTTTTGAGGAGTCTTTGGCGTATGAAAAAGAAGTCGAAGCTTTTTTTGGCATCAAAATTGAGCGCTTTAGCGCAGAGGATGCAACCATCAAAGCGTTAGAAGAAAGCGTGGGAGAGTATGGCATTTTTGATGACATTAATCTTCGCAAAGAGTGTTGTCGTGTACGAAAAATACTCCCTTTACACGAGGCGTTAAAAGGGTATCAATGCTGGATAAGTGGCATTCGAAGTGCTCAGTCCATCACCCGAGCCAATACCCCTTTGATGGAGTATGATGAAAATTTTAAGCTCTTAAAATTTAATCCTTTAGCACACTTTAGTGATGAAGATGTAGAGCGTTACATGCAAGAACACGCCATTCCTAAAAATGGCTTGTACGCCAAAGGTTTTAAAAGCATCGGCTGTCAACCCTGTACACGTGCCCTCCGTGATGGCGAAGACATCAGAGCGGGACGTTGGTGGTGGGAAAACCCTGAACATAAAGAGTGCGGATTGCATTTACATAAAAATTAATACTACTTTGAGTACATCAAAGTAAAAGCGAAGCGTGGGCTTGCCGCCGAGGCAAACTTAGCATTAGCGTAGCCACAAGGAGCTTTGCTCTGTTGGCGTTATTAAAGTTCAAAAGCGTAGTATCACGAGCTTTGCTTGTGATACGTATTAAAAAATCAATTAAGGATTTTACTAATGAACCATTTAGACAGACTCGAAGCACAGAGTGTTTACATTTTACGTGAAGCGTATCGAAGCTTCCCAAATCTTGCCATGCTTTGGAGTATTGGTAAAGATAGCACCGTACTTTTATGGTTGACACGAAAAGCATTTTTTGGACACGTTCCCTACCCGTTGGTGCACATTGATACGGCGTTTAAAGTGCCCGAGATGATTCGCTACCGTGATGAAATTGCCATTCAATGGGATTTAAACTTGGTCGTGGGACAAAATAAAGAAGCCCTAGCCAAAGGCGAAACGTTTGTGAACGGATTAGACCGCCTTAGTTGCTGTAAAAAACTCAAAAGCGATGCGCTCAAGTACACCTTAGATGGCACATGGGCACGCCGTAAATGGAACCCGTATAAAAAAGAGTGGGAAGAAGAATTAAACGGTGCTCCTTACACAGGTGTCATCGTAGGTGTCAGGGCGGATGAAGAGGGAAGTCGTTCTAAAGAGCGTGTTTTCTCAGCCCGTGATGAAAAGAGTGAGTGGGATGCCAGTACGCAACCCCCAGAGCTTTGGAATCAGTACAAAACGGACTTTGCACCAGGCACTCACGTGCGCATTCACCCACTTTTAGAGTGGACGGAGCTTAATATTTGGGAGTACATTCAAAGGGAAAATATCCCTATTATTGATTTGTATTTTAACAAAGGAGACGGCAAACGTTACCGCTCTTTGGGCTGTTTTCCATGTACGGCACCAGTCGATTCTGAGGCGACGAACCCTCAAGAGATTATTGAAGAGCTAACTTCTGGGAAGTTTAAAGATATTGCGGAACGCTCAGGCAGAGCGCAAGATAAAGACGGTGGTGGAACACTAGAAGCCCTTAGAAAAGAAGGATACATGTAATGCAAAGACTCAATATTGTCATCACAGGACACGTCGATCACGGCAAAAGCACACTCATCGGACGGCTTCTTGCCGATACCGACTCATTGCCACAAGGAAAACTAGAGAGTGTGAAAAAGATGTGTGAAAACAATGCACGTCCGTTTGAGTACGCCTTCTTGCTTGATGCCTTAGCCGATGAGCAAAAGCAAGGCATCACGATTGATAGTGCACGTGTTTTTTTTCAAAGTCAAAAACGAGAGTACATCATCATTGACGCTCCTGGGCACATCGAATTTTTGAAAAACATGATCAGCGGTGCTTCACGTGCGGAGGCGGCTTTGCTTCTTATTGATGCTAAAGAGGGTGTGGCAGAGAACTCCAAACGCCATGGCATGTTGCTCTCCCTTTTAGGCATCAAGCAAATTGCTGTTGTGGTCAATAAGATGGATTTGGTGGACTTTAGCGAGATTGCTTTTACCAAACTCAAAGTGGAGTACACCGAATATTTAGAAACCCTTGGTGTTAAGGCGGAGATTTTTATCCCTATCAGCGCTCGTGGTGGCGTCAACTTGATTGAACATGCCCCGCAAACACCGTGGTATAAAGGCAAAACGGTTCTTGAAGTGTTAGATAGCTTTGAGAGCATTGAAGAAAAAGAGGCAGAGCATTTTAGAATGCCTCTGCAAGATGTCTACAAGTTTACCCGTGACAACGATGATAGGCGTATTTACGCAGGAACGGTGAGTAGTGGTGAATTACATGTAAACGATGAAGTCATCTTTTACCCTTCGCTCAAACGCTCACGTGTGGCGAGTATTGAGAGTTTTAACACAGAAGTGAAAACCAGTGTTAAAGAGAGTGAGGCGGTGGGATTTACCCTTCAAACTCAAATTTATGTGAAAAACGGTGAAGTGGTCGCCAGAGCAGACCAGAGTGCACCAAAGGTGAGTAACCGTTTTGAGGCGAATCTTTTTTGGCTAGGGGCACGACCGTTGGAGCTCAATAAGCCCTATAAAATCAAGATAGGCTCAGCGCAAAGTACGATTTATCTTGAAGAGATTAAACGGGTGATTGATGGCGACACACTTGATAGCGATGATGAACCCCATGTCTCACGCCATGAAGCAGCGTGTGTCATCTTTAGGGTGCATGACCTTTTGGCGATGGAACTTTTTTGCGACAACCAAAAGCTGGGGCGTTTTGTCATTGTTGATGAGTTTGACATTGCAGGCGGGGGCATCATCACCGAAGTGTTGGAACAATACACAACAAGACGAACCAAAGCGTTACATGTAAGCGATGTTTTGGTCGACAAAGCGAGTACTAGTGCTGAGTTTGAAGAGGAGCTTTTTGCGCTTCTTCGTAAACATTTTCCACACCAATTTAACTAAGGATAGTCAATGAAACTTATAATTAACGGCGAAACAAAAGAGATAAAAGAGGCTATTAGCTTGCCAGAATTACTCATTATTGAAAATGTTGAACAACCTGACATGGTTTCGGTACAACTCAACGATGAATTTGTAAGACAAGACGAACACAAAAGTGTTGTGCTTAAAGAGGGTGATGAGATTAACTTTTTATACTTCATGGGAGGTGGCGCATGAGAGAGTTTAGCGATGAGGAATTAGAGCGTTATTCACGTCACATTATCTTACAAGATGTGGGTATTGAAGGGCAAGAGAAAATTGCCAATTCTAAAGTTTTAGTCATTGGTGCAGGCGGACTTGGCTCTCCTGTGGCACTCTACTTAGCCGCTGCGGGTGTGGGAGAAATTGGCATCGTCGATGGCGACGTGGTGGATTTAAGCAATCTTCAGCGTCAAGTCATTCACACCACAGCCGATGTAAACGTACCCAAAGTGCTCTCCGCCAAAGCGAAGATGGAAGCGATTAACCCCAATGTGAAAGTCACGGTCTATCAAAAATTTTTAGACGCTTCCAACATTTTGGACATTGTGAAAGGCTATGATTTTGTTATCGATGGAACGGACAATTTTTCATCAAAGTTTTTGATTAATGATGCGTGTGTTTTGGCAAACGTGCCCTATTCTCACGGTGGTATTTTACGTTTTGGTGGACAAACCATGACGATTAAACCCAACGAGAGTGCATGTTACGCATGTGTGTTTGATAGCCCACCACCAGCCAATGCCATTCCAACGTGTTCGAGTGCAGGTATCTTAGGCGCAGTTGCTGGAATGCTAGGAACCATTCAAGCCGCAGAAGCGCTGAAATACATCGTGGGTGTGGGTGAGCCGTTGTACAACAGACTTTTAAGTTTTGATGCAAAAACCATGAACTTTAGAAACGTCAATTTTAAGAAAAATCCAAAGTGTCGGGTGTGCGGTGAGCATGGAATAAAGGAAATTAAAGACTATGAAGCCGTGGTCTGTGAGGCAAAATTATGATAAAAATTCCACAAAGTGCGTACAACGAGATGGTTCTCCACGCACTCAAAGACAACCCCATTGAAGCGTGTGGTTATTTAGCAGGGATTAATGGCGAAGTGAAGTATGCGATTCCTATGAGAAACACCGATGAAAGCAACGAACACTTTAGCTTTGACCCACAGGAGCAATTTGATGCCTTTAAAAAGACGCAAAAAGAGGGGCTTCGCTTAATCGGTGTGTACCATTCACATCCTGAAACCCCCGCACGCCCAAGCGAGGAAGACATTCGTTTGGCGTTTGATCCTAATGTGAGTTATGTCATTATCTCACTGGCAGGGATAGAGCCTGATGTGAAGTCATTTTTGATTAAAAATAAAACGGTTGAAATTGAAGAAATTGAAATTATTTTAGAGGTGTGATGAAGTCGCATAAAAGAGAACACAAAGCGATTTTTTTATTAAAAAGCACCAAGGGTGCGTGGGCACTCTGCCGAAGAGAACGCAGTGTTAGCGTAGTTTTTGAAGCTTTGCTTTAAAAACGTGTTAAGAGTTCTACAAGAACTCTCTAATGTAACAATAAGGAGTTACGATTATGAGCAGATACGAAATCCCCCAAATGGTCTATGATGACCTTGCCACATTTAAAAAAAACCATGCTGATTTTTTAGCAGGCACACTCGATGAGCTGACCTTTAAAACCATGCGTGTCCCTTTTGGTGTCTATGAGCAACGTGCCGCCAATACCTTTATGGTGCGCATTAAACTAGCAGGTGGTATCCTAACACCTAAACAACTGTTGACTTTAGCGGATTTAGCCCAAAAGTACGCACATGAAGCCATTCACATCACCACCCGTGGTGGCGCACAGCTGCATTATGTCAAAATCGAAGATATTATCAGTATTATCGAAACCCTGCACAGTATTGATTTAAGCGGCAGAGGTGGCGGAGGAAATACCGTGCGTAACGTGATGGCTGACCCACTTGCAGGCACAGCGCAAGATGAAGTCTTTGATGTCTCTCCTTACGCTCTTGCGATGACCTCTAAAATGTTAGAGCAAAAAGATTCATTCGCACTTCCACGAAAATTTAAAATCACGTTTAGTGGTTCTGAGGCAGACCGTGGTTATGCAACCATCCATGACGTAGGCTTTATCGCTAAAATTCACGGTGGCATCAAAGGCTTTAAGCTCTTCACCGCTGGTGGTATGGGTGCGAAGTCTCGCTTAGGAACACTGTTGCGTGAGTTTGTACCCGACACCGAAGTTTTTTTATACTCGCAAGCCATCAAACAAGTGTTTGACAAATACGGCAACCGCAAAAACAAACATGCCGCACGCCTTCGCTTTTTATTTGAAGATTTGGGTCTTGAAGAATTTAACACACTTTTAGAAGTGGAACTAAATGACCTTAGAGCTAAGGGCGATTGGGAGATGCCCATCACTGAAATCGAGCGAACGGTGGGTGACACCACGCATGAGCCATTTAGCGTTCCTACAAACATTCAAAAATGGTGGAATCGTTACGTTTACGCCCAAAAACAAGCAGGGCTTTATGGCTGTAAAGTGCCTGTGCATTTGGGTGATATTCACTTTGAAAACGCACGCAACCTTGCCAATGCACTTTTACCCTTTGGTGAAGATGTGCTTCGTTTTACAGGCGATCAAAACCTTTACATTCGCAACCTCACAGCGCCTCAAATGGCAAGTTTGCACGACATCTTGCAAAAATTTTCTGTGGAAGTCTCTAAACCAACGCTCTTTGGCGATATGGTCGCATGTACGGGAGCGGCAACCTGTCAGCTTGGCATCGCGCGTCCTCGTGGCGCGGTGGATGCGATTCAAAAACGTCTCAATAAACTCATCGATGAGCGTGACTATGACGCCCTTCAAGGCTTTAAGATTCATTTATCGGGTTGCCCAAACAGTTGTGGCAAACACCTCATCGGCGATCTTGGATTTTTCGGAAAAGTCCAACGCAATGAGGGCTACTCCTACCCTGCCTACAACGTCGTAGCAGGTTCACGCACCCATGGCGATGGAAGTGTGTACGCCCAAAAAGCAGGTGATGTTGCAGCCTTTCATGTTCCTGCTTTTGTGGAAGAAGTTTTGGATACATGGCTTTTACATGTAAAGGCTTATGAGAGTTTTGCAGACTGGATTGACGATGGTGGATTAGCAATTATTACCGAAATCAGTAAAAAATACGTCGATATTCCTTCGTTCAAAGAGGATAAAAACCCTTACTTTGACTACGACGCGGTTGAACTCTTCTCACTCAAAGGTCGAGGAACAGGTGAGTGTAGTGCAGGTATGTATGACCTTATCGAAGCCGATAAAAAAGCACTTAAAGAAGCACTTGAGAAAGAGGAAAAAGACTATGAGTTGATTCGTCTTTTAGCCGCTCGTATGCTACTCGTCACACGTGGAGAGGATGCACGTGATAAAGCAGGTGTGCTTAAAGCCTTCAAAACCCATTTTATCGACACCACGCTTCTTAATGCTTACTTTGGCACCATGCTAGAAGGCGATGCGGATGAAAAATCAATCGAACTTGCCGAAGAGGTGATGAAGCTTTACGAAAGCATGGATCATACGCTAAAATTTGCCAAAGAAAAAGAGTTGGCGGCAAGTGCACAAGCGCAACCTGAAAAATCAGCCCACTTTAAAGACTTAAGCGGCGTGGCATGTCCGATGAACTTTGTCAAAACCAAAATGGAGCTTTCAAAAATGAAGAGCGGTGAAATTTTAGAAATTTTATTGGATGATGGCGCACCCATTGATAACGTGCCAAAATCGGTCTCAAGTGAGGGACACACGGTAGAAGCCACCACAAAAGAGGGCAAGGGTTGGCGTGTAAGGATTGTCAAAAAATGAGAACGCTTGGCATCGCACTTAAGCCCAAAAAAACGCTTCTCATTGGTGCGGGAAAAGTAGCGGCGCAAAAATCTAAAGTGCTTGATAGTCTTGATTTTCCACACGACATCATCGCACAAGAGGTTTTGGACGACTACTTTGCATCCAAAACCTTTACATGTAAAGCCTTTGAAGATGCTGACGCCATAGGTTATGAGGTGATTATTGATGCCACAGGCAATGAAGCGGTAACCTCTCGTCTAGTTGCACTCAAACCCCTGCATCACTTTTGGCTCAACGTGGTAGATGTGCCAGAGCTGTGCGATTTTTACTTTAGCGCACTCACCCAACGAGATGACATTCAAGTCGCCATCAGTAGCGGTGGCAGTTCGCCCAGCTTAGCGCAAGTCATTCGTGATAAAGTAGAGCGCATTTTACCCCGTAACCTAGGCTCTTTGATTGAGCGCCTCAAACGTGAGCGTCAACAACCTGAGCGTGATTTGGCAAGGCTTCGTGGCATTGCCAAAGAGGGTGTGGGAAAAGTGTTTCTCATCGGATGTGGCACAGGCTACGTAGGCAATCTCACCCTCGATGCCCTAAATGCCTTTGAACTGCTCGATGTTGCCCTTGTAGATGCGTTGGTTTCAGAAGAAATCCGTGCCCTCATTCCACTTACATGTAACGTCGTTGATGTGAGTAAAAAGAAGGGATTTCATTCCAAAACGCAAGAGGAGATTAACGCTCTTTTGGTAGGATACGCCAAAGAGGGATTGGTGGTAGGACGGCTTAAAGGGGGTGAGCCACTTTTGTTTGGACGTTTGGGAGAAGAGAAGCAAACGCTCAAAGAACACGGCATTGAATTTGAAGTCATAAACGGTGTCAGTTCTGCCTTTCGCTCGTGTACGGTCTCTGGCATTGTGCCGACCATTCGTGATATTTCCAAAGGGGTGAGCATCGTCTCAGCACACCTTAGGGAGAGCCTTTTTAACGATGAGTGGATTACGCTCATTCGCCAACCGCTTCATACCGTCATCGTTTTAATGGCACACAGTTTTGCCAAAAAAATTCAAGACGCTATTGCTAAAGAGGGAATTGATGCGAACACCCCTGCAGCATTTGTCTCAAAAATTGACTTGCCCAATCAAGTCACCATTGTGGGAACTGTGGCAAATTTAGATAAAATGGCTGCTTTATGTTCCACCCCAGCCGTACTGATTATCGGTGAGTGCGTCGCACGTGAGAACATTATCGCTTCTGCAAATAGCGGTAAAATTATTTACATGTAAAGAGGATTCTTATGGGATTTACGACCAAAGCACTGCACAGCAAACCAATTCAAAACGATGTTCATGGCGCAATGCGCTTTCCAATTTATCAAAGCTCCGCCTTTGAATTTGAAAAAGCAGAAGAGTTGGAAGCCGTTTTTAAGGGCTTTAAAATGGGGCATGTCTACACCCGCTCCTCAAACCCTACCATTGAAGCCTTAGAAACACAAATCAAAGCTATCAGTGGTGCATTGGGTGTTATTGCAACAGCAACAGGGATGGCGGCAATTTCAAACGCCTTGTTTGCGCTTTTGAAAAATGGCGATAATATCATCACCACGAAGTATCTTTTTGGCAACACGCTCTCTTTATTCCAGACACTTTTGAGTGATTTTGGTGTGGAAGTGCGCTTTGTAGATGTGAACAATCTCGAGGAAATCCGCTCCAACATCGATGAAAAAACTCGCCTTCTTTTTTGCGAGAGTGTAAGTAACCCTCAACTCATTGTGCCTGATTTTGAAGCCATCAAAGCGGTGTTGAGTGAACACCATGTGCCTCTTGTTGTCGATACCACGATGACACCGTGGAACATTTTTGATGCGAAAAAACATGGCGTAGATGTGGAAATCATCTCTGCAACCAAATACTTAAGCGGTGGCGGTCATGTTTTGGGTGGTTTAATTGTCGATAATGGAACGTTTGAGTGGCAAAACCATGCAAACCTAGCGCCATATTGTAAAAAATTTGGTCCCAATGCACTTATGGCACGCTTGCGTAAAGAGACCTTTCGCAATTTAGGTGCAACGCTCACTGCTCAAAGTGCAGCCCTTCTCTCTTTGGGACTAGAGACACTGGATTTACGAGTGAAGCGAAGTTGCGAAAATGCCCTTGTGGTTGCCAAACATTTGCAAACCAAAAGCGAGGTTTGCCGTGTTGATTATCCTCTCTTAGAAGCTTCACGCTCCTACGAAAATGCCACGAAACAGTTTAGCGGAGGTGGGGCGATTGTCACGTTTAGTTTAGCCAATAAAAAAAGTGCTTATGCCTTTTTAAACAAACTCAAACTGATTCGCAGAGGAACCAACATTCAAGATAACAAATCTTTGGCGATTGCGCCGTACCATACGATTTATGCGGAGTATCCTGAAGAGCAACGCCTTGCGTACGAACTCAATGAGGGGATGATACGTCTCTCCGTGGGTATTGAAGATGTGGAAGATTTGATTGAAGATATGGATCAAGCGCTCTTTAAAGAAGAGCAAGCTGTGGCAAGTGATGAAGCAGCTTCCGAGAAACCGTATCTGCTTGATTTTTAATAATAGACAATGAAACAAAACATGCGGTAAATAAGGAGATTCTGGAGTGGAAGATTTAAAAAACAAAGTCATACTTGTTTCTATACGCACTATTTTAGAGGATGGGACAGAAGCAAAAGAAGTCTATTTTGGGAAAATCATATCTTACAATTTAAATACTGTTTGTGTTACAAAACAAAATAACAATGAAGAAATTACCTTACCTTATTTTGAAGATTTATTTGAACATGCAGAAGAAGGGTTTTACGAATTAGAAGATGGTTCAACTTGTGAAAATCCAGACTATATTGCAAGATTTGTTAAATATGTGAATGAAGCTACTTTTGAAAAATTTCAAGATTGCAATCAACCAACACGTGATTAAAAATAAATGGTGTCCTATTTTTGGGCCAACACGAAACGTAAAGACTTTTACTCTTTAGACGTCGAAAATGTAAATAAAAGAGATATAACTATGAAAATTGCACTACTGATGAGCGGAGGAATTGATTCAAGCTACTCCGCTTATTTACTCAAAGAAGAAGGTCATGAAGTGGTGGGGATTTACCTCAAACTGCATGACGATGAGAAAAAACACAGCGTTAACATTGCCAACATTGAAAAAGTAAGCCAGCATTTGGGCATTGAAACCCACATCATTGACGCAAAAGCCCTTTTTAAAGAGCATGTCTATGACTACTTTGTGCGCTCTTATGAGCAAGGACTTACGCCAAATCCCTGTGCGTTTTGTAACCCTAAGATGAAGTTTGGCTTTGCCTTTCAAAAAGCCTTAGAATTTGGCTGTGAAAAAATTGCCACAGGGCATTACGCCAGAGTGAAAAATGGGCATATTCAAGAAGCCTATGACATGAGCAAAGACCAGAGTTACTTTCTTTTTGGTCTTAAAAAAGAGGTGATTGAAAAAATCATTTTCCCACTAGGCGAGATGAAAAAAGAGGACATTAAACCCATTGCCCTAGAAAAACTGCCGTGGCTTGGAAGTTTAGAAACCTATAAAGAGTCGCAAGAAATTTGTTTTGTCACCGATACGTACATTGATATTCTAAAAAAACACCTCGATGTTGACCAAAAAGGGGTGGTGAAAGATACAAGCGGAAAAGTGATTGGAGAGCATAAAGGCTACATGCACTACACCATTGGAAAGCGAAAAGGCTTAACCATCAACGGTGCGCATGACCCTCATTTTGTGGTAGGCATTGATGCGAAGAGCAACACGGTTATTGCAGGTACTAAAGAGGAGTTACTCCAAAAAC harbors:
- the mnmA gene encoding tRNA 2-thiouridine(34) synthase MnmA; its protein translation is MKIALLMSGGIDSSYSAYLLKEEGHEVVGIYLKLHDDEKKHSVNIANIEKVSQHLGIETHIIDAKALFKEHVYDYFVRSYEQGLTPNPCAFCNPKMKFGFAFQKALEFGCEKIATGHYARVKNGHIQEAYDMSKDQSYFLFGLKKEVIEKIIFPLGEMKKEDIKPIALEKLPWLGSLETYKESQEICFVTDTYIDILKKHLDVDQKGVVKDTSGKVIGEHKGYMHYTIGKRKGLTINGAHDPHFVVGIDAKSNTVIAGTKEELLQKQVIAQNFSLGEDFKEGTYGVKVRYRSPQVKAHVKIEGDKIIAELEEGVYGLASGQALVVYQEDLVLGGGWIEA